From a single Hymenobacter sp. YIM 151500-1 genomic region:
- a CDS encoding glycosyltransferase family 1 protein, with translation MSLNPPAAEAPPHAHAPSAVLSASSAPVASGSTYSLPDLVCFAHLHWDFVWQRPQHLLSRFAQHGRVFYVEEPFYHADDLIEPHMEVKERQQGLKVLVVHLPQRLRGQEAEADQAQADVLARYFAEASIEKYIFWYYTPMALAKSRHFRPVLTIYDCMDELAAFKFAPPALREREQELFERADLIFTGGHTLYEAKRKQHPDAHPFPSSIDKAHFGQARQPMPEPADQADIAHPRVGFFGVVDERLDIDLLGQLAAAHPEWQFVIIGPVVKIDPALLPRHTNIHYLGGKDYQELPAYLRGWDVATLLFADNESTKFISPTKTPEYLAAGRPVVSTPIRDVVRPYGELNLVQIAATADEFGRAIEKALTQADDADWRRRTDEYLATISWDQTWEQMVHLMQQKLRHTSTSGAGA, from the coding sequence ATGTCGCTGAATCCACCAGCGGCGGAGGCACCTCCGCACGCGCATGCCCCTTCTGCTGTTCTTTCCGCCTCATCTGCCCCCGTTGCCTCTGGTTCTACGTATTCCCTGCCCGATTTAGTTTGTTTTGCTCACCTGCACTGGGACTTCGTGTGGCAGCGGCCGCAGCACCTGCTGTCCCGCTTTGCCCAGCACGGCCGGGTGTTTTACGTGGAGGAGCCGTTCTACCACGCCGACGACCTGATTGAGCCGCACATGGAGGTGAAAGAGCGCCAGCAAGGTCTTAAAGTGCTGGTAGTGCACCTTCCCCAGCGTTTGCGCGGCCAAGAGGCTGAGGCAGATCAAGCCCAGGCCGACGTGCTAGCCCGGTATTTTGCCGAAGCAAGCATCGAAAAATACATTTTCTGGTACTATACTCCGATGGCGCTGGCGAAGTCCCGCCATTTCCGGCCGGTACTCACCATCTACGACTGCATGGATGAGCTGGCCGCTTTCAAGTTTGCTCCGCCTGCTTTGCGGGAGCGGGAGCAGGAGCTGTTTGAGCGGGCCGACCTGATATTTACCGGTGGCCACACGCTCTACGAAGCCAAGCGCAAGCAGCACCCCGATGCGCATCCTTTCCCGAGCAGCATCGACAAAGCCCACTTCGGGCAGGCCCGCCAGCCCATGCCCGAGCCCGCCGACCAGGCTGATATTGCGCACCCGCGCGTGGGCTTCTTCGGCGTGGTAGATGAGCGTCTCGACATTGACCTGCTGGGCCAACTGGCTGCTGCCCACCCCGAGTGGCAGTTTGTCATCATCGGGCCGGTGGTAAAGATTGACCCGGCCTTGCTGCCCCGCCACACCAACATTCATTATCTGGGCGGCAAAGACTATCAGGAACTTCCGGCTTACCTTCGGGGTTGGGATGTTGCTACCTTGCTATTCGCTGATAATGAGAGTACTAAATTTATCTCGCCCACCAAAACTCCGGAGTATCTGGCTGCTGGCCGGCCCGTGGTTAGCACACCCATCCGCGACGTAGTGCGGCCGTACGGCGAGTTGAACTTGGTGCAGATAGCTGCCACCGCCGACGAGTTTGGCCGGGCCATCGAGAAGGCTCTGACCCAGGCCGACGATGCCGACTGGCGCCGCCGCACCGATGAATACCTTGCTACCATCTCCTGGGACCAAACCTGGGAGCAGATGGTACACCTCATGCAGCAGAAGCTGCGCCACACGTCTACATCAGGGGCCGGAGCGTAG
- a CDS encoding GNAT family N-acetyltransferase → MLTSDFICLRPLEDDDLEFLYALENDPSVWGVSDTLAPVSRHVLRQYLDSAAADFFEVRQLRLVIEETRTRQALGTLDIFGFEPLHQRAGIGITVLASHRRRGVARAALGLVVPYARQVLRLHQLHCTIGADNRASLRLFRAAGFWRVGVRREWLRTESGWQDAVEMQLLLAR, encoded by the coding sequence ATGCTCACTTCCGACTTCATCTGCCTGCGCCCGTTGGAGGACGACGACCTGGAGTTTTTGTACGCTCTGGAAAACGACCCTAGCGTGTGGGGCGTGTCGGATACGCTGGCGCCGGTGTCGCGGCACGTGTTGCGGCAGTACCTGGACAGTGCCGCGGCCGACTTCTTCGAGGTGCGGCAGCTGCGGCTGGTGATTGAGGAAACGCGCACCCGCCAGGCCTTGGGCACCCTCGATATTTTCGGGTTTGAGCCCCTGCACCAGCGAGCGGGCATCGGCATCACGGTGCTGGCTTCGCACCGGCGGCGCGGTGTGGCGCGGGCCGCACTGGGCCTGGTAGTGCCCTACGCCCGGCAGGTGCTGCGCCTGCACCAGCTACATTGCACCATCGGGGCCGATAACCGCGCCAGCCTGCGCCTGTTTCGGGCTGCGGGGTTTTGGCGTGTTGGGGTGCGGCGGGAGTGGCTGCGGACCGAATCCGGCTGGCAGGATGCCGTGGAGATGCAGCTGCTGCTGGCTCGTTAG
- a CDS encoding RICIN domain-containing protein yields MKTLLKYLSGATPAAGGPDASSLPARLPSTGRRMKHFLGRSLTWTLAGLLGLAGTAQAQEFTEDFTGNWTGQLNHVWGESSKVSVSGGVVTIGGTHNGAGVMQLPGAANSGLGNGLFEIRAQLRGSTVGSNSGPALVLWPADDKWTAKSVENAGGTFPYHLSREVDIGEIDGGGKTYMASHWTDCSWNRPECDAYKAFYAPEGHNQWEWHTYAAFLQKDKITYYVDGKVIGVDTDHPSPDFASGGVNHLIGLMNRSSDTELRADWVKWTSEATVLKNGGPYGGTTPPPPSPSYAGTYVLVAGHSGKALDADGTQNGGKVQQWALTGGKNQNWTLTADGAGFYTITNVNSGKVLDVEAAFTADGAKVHQWDNFNSDNQKWKVEDAGNGFVKLTAKHSGKALDVSEVSTADGAQVHQWAYVGGANQKWKLQAPTTTTPPPPTTATYAGRFVLTARHSGKALDVENASTDNGGRLQQWENYSGKNQIWTLTATTDGYYTITNEHSGKVLDVQDVSPDNGANVHQWENFGADNQLWKVEDVGGGYVKITAKHSGKSLDVWRASQDNGAQLVQWDYVGGVNQQWKLQAVGTTPTAPNPPTQPNPATASVINILVRGQSNAIYFMESNGWAGAATLEREVQRLLGFDGTKQKVRLVYDRGEDDGAATAFGGTPFIGNDWVAPKNGDWRQGWEARRLENMVLGQINQLSAAEKAAPAAVLWLHSENDSKRSDLTPEEWMSAVRFDANLVRQAWGKSAADLPYLFVDAHPYWGTNEGHQAIRQGMERLAKDASFNADIASRALDLDINRDNYDGNESTQEYGGSHLADSDILLLAPRIARVVAEQFAQYAASGSPVAQAGGNLNDHGPQVVGATLVGSTQLRLTVKHDGSAAGFKALDSDAANGVGWSVHSAGGSVNATKAQIVDGTHLLLTFNGTVPANGKLYYGYGYGRLEGADKRGQGNAVYDTEGLPIWVSADGLSVGTGTQNRSTAQAAARATTAPASLTIYPNPAHDYVMVSLQATANEPVVVEVRDALARRVTGLTHRATGGLNQVRLPLGKLPAGVYHVSVQCGAKRTVQRLTVAP; encoded by the coding sequence ATGAAGACACTCTTAAAGTACCTTTCGGGGGCCACCCCCGCTGCCGGGGGGCCAGACGCCTCCTCGCTGCCTGCCCGACTGCCTTCCACTGGCCGGCGGATGAAACATTTTCTGGGAAGGAGCCTGACGTGGACGCTAGCCGGCTTGCTGGGCCTGGCCGGCACAGCTCAGGCCCAGGAATTCACCGAAGACTTCACCGGCAACTGGACCGGACAGCTCAACCACGTTTGGGGCGAAAGCTCTAAAGTGTCGGTGAGCGGTGGGGTGGTCACCATTGGTGGCACGCACAACGGCGCCGGGGTGATGCAGCTGCCGGGCGCCGCCAACAGTGGCCTGGGCAACGGCCTGTTTGAAATCAGAGCCCAGCTGCGGGGCAGCACCGTGGGCTCGAACAGCGGCCCGGCCCTGGTGCTGTGGCCCGCCGACGACAAGTGGACGGCCAAGAGCGTAGAAAACGCCGGCGGCACCTTTCCTTACCACCTTTCGCGGGAAGTTGACATCGGCGAAATAGATGGCGGTGGCAAGACCTACATGGCCTCGCACTGGACGGATTGCTCCTGGAACCGGCCGGAGTGCGACGCCTACAAGGCATTTTACGCGCCCGAGGGCCACAACCAGTGGGAGTGGCACACCTACGCCGCGTTTTTGCAGAAAGACAAGATTACCTACTACGTGGATGGGAAAGTTATCGGCGTCGACACGGACCACCCGTCGCCTGACTTTGCCAGCGGGGGCGTAAACCACCTGATTGGGCTGATGAACCGCTCGTCGGACACGGAACTGCGCGCCGACTGGGTGAAGTGGACTTCCGAAGCCACGGTGCTGAAAAACGGCGGCCCATATGGCGGCACCACGCCGCCCCCGCCGAGCCCGAGCTACGCGGGCACGTACGTACTGGTGGCCGGGCACTCGGGCAAGGCCCTGGATGCCGACGGCACCCAGAACGGCGGCAAGGTGCAGCAGTGGGCCCTGACGGGCGGCAAAAACCAGAACTGGACCCTGACGGCCGACGGCGCCGGCTTCTACACCATCACCAACGTGAACAGCGGCAAGGTGCTCGACGTGGAGGCGGCTTTTACGGCTGATGGCGCCAAGGTGCACCAGTGGGACAACTTCAACTCCGACAACCAGAAATGGAAGGTGGAGGACGCCGGCAACGGGTTCGTGAAGCTCACGGCCAAACACTCGGGCAAGGCCCTGGATGTATCGGAGGTAAGCACGGCCGACGGCGCCCAGGTGCACCAGTGGGCCTACGTGGGCGGCGCAAACCAGAAGTGGAAGCTGCAAGCTCCTACTACCACTACTCCTCCTCCGCCCACTACCGCCACCTACGCCGGCCGGTTTGTGCTAACGGCCCGCCACTCGGGCAAAGCCCTGGACGTAGAAAACGCTTCGACAGACAACGGTGGCCGGTTGCAGCAGTGGGAAAACTACAGCGGCAAAAACCAGATCTGGACCCTGACCGCCACCACCGATGGCTACTACACGATTACCAATGAGCACAGCGGCAAGGTGCTCGACGTGCAGGACGTTTCCCCGGACAACGGCGCCAACGTGCACCAATGGGAAAATTTCGGCGCCGACAATCAGCTGTGGAAAGTGGAGGACGTGGGCGGCGGCTACGTGAAAATCACGGCCAAACATTCGGGTAAGTCCCTGGATGTGTGGCGGGCCAGCCAGGACAACGGCGCGCAACTGGTGCAGTGGGATTACGTGGGCGGCGTAAACCAGCAGTGGAAGCTGCAAGCCGTCGGCACCACGCCGACCGCCCCCAACCCGCCGACCCAGCCGAACCCGGCTACCGCCTCGGTTATCAATATCCTCGTGCGTGGCCAGAGCAACGCCATCTACTTCATGGAGAGCAATGGCTGGGCCGGCGCAGCCACCCTCGAGCGGGAAGTGCAGCGCCTGCTGGGCTTCGACGGCACCAAGCAGAAGGTGCGCTTGGTATACGACCGGGGCGAGGACGATGGCGCCGCCACGGCTTTCGGCGGAACGCCCTTTATCGGCAACGACTGGGTAGCCCCGAAAAACGGCGACTGGCGCCAGGGTTGGGAAGCCCGCCGCCTCGAAAACATGGTGCTGGGCCAAATCAACCAGCTGTCGGCGGCTGAGAAGGCGGCTCCGGCGGCAGTGCTCTGGCTGCACAGCGAAAACGACAGCAAACGGTCGGACCTCACGCCCGAAGAATGGATGAGCGCGGTACGGTTTGACGCCAACTTAGTGCGCCAGGCCTGGGGCAAAAGCGCCGCCGACCTGCCCTACCTGTTCGTGGACGCGCACCCGTACTGGGGCACCAACGAGGGACACCAGGCCATCCGGCAGGGCATGGAGCGGCTGGCGAAAGACGCCTCCTTTAATGCCGACATTGCTAGCCGGGCCCTGGACCTCGACATCAACCGGGACAACTACGACGGAAACGAATCGACCCAGGAGTACGGCGGCAGCCACCTCGCCGACAGTGACATTCTGCTGCTGGCCCCGCGCATCGCCCGGGTTGTGGCCGAGCAGTTTGCCCAGTACGCTGCCAGCGGCTCGCCCGTGGCCCAGGCCGGCGGCAACCTCAACGACCACGGCCCGCAGGTGGTGGGCGCCACGTTGGTGGGCTCAACCCAGCTCCGCCTGACTGTTAAGCACGACGGCTCGGCCGCCGGATTTAAGGCCCTGGACAGTGACGCCGCCAACGGCGTGGGCTGGTCGGTGCACAGCGCCGGCGGCTCGGTTAATGCTACCAAGGCTCAGATTGTGGACGGCACCCACCTGCTGCTGACCTTCAATGGCACGGTGCCGGCCAACGGCAAGCTCTACTACGGCTACGGGTACGGCCGTCTCGAAGGAGCCGACAAGCGGGGCCAGGGCAACGCCGTGTACGACACGGAAGGCCTGCCCATCTGGGTTTCGGCTGACGGCTTATCCGTGGGAACCGGCACCCAAAACCGCTCCACGGCCCAAGCCGCAGCCCGTGCCACGACGGCGCCGGCCAGCCTGACCATCTACCCCAACCCGGCCCACGACTACGTAATGGTGAGCCTGCAAGCCACCGCCAACGAGCCGGTAGTGGTGGAAGTGCGCGACGCCCTGGCCCGCCGCGTAACCGGCCTCACCCACCGCGCCACGGGCGGCCTCAACCAGGTGCGCCTGCCGCTGGGAAAACTGCCCGCCGGTGTTTACCATGTGTCGGTGCAGTGCGGCGCTAAGCGCACCGTGCAGCGGCTGACGGTGGCTCCGTAG
- a CDS encoding DinB family protein yields MTELNRITDQLRRAFDGDAWSGPSLLDTLAGITAAQAAARPLPQAHSIGEIVRHLATWAATVARRVAEQAATGLTAADWPDFPATADEAAWQTALTELHAAHAALLRAAEALPLAALDTPLGKVRDRPDGSGVSPYVLLHGTAQHYLYHAGQIALLRKLV; encoded by the coding sequence ATGACCGAACTCAACCGCATTACCGACCAGCTACGCCGGGCTTTTGATGGGGATGCCTGGTCGGGGCCCTCACTGCTGGACACGCTGGCGGGTATCACGGCGGCGCAGGCGGCAGCCCGGCCCCTGCCCCAGGCCCACAGCATCGGCGAAATTGTGCGCCACCTAGCTACGTGGGCTGCCACCGTGGCCCGCCGCGTAGCTGAGCAGGCCGCCACCGGCCTCACCGCCGCCGACTGGCCCGACTTCCCCGCTACCGCCGACGAGGCCGCCTGGCAAACGGCCCTGACCGAGCTGCACGCCGCTCACGCGGCCCTGCTGCGCGCCGCCGAAGCCCTGCCGCTAGCCGCCTTGGACACCCCGCTGGGCAAGGTCCGCGACCGGCCCGACGGTTCCGGTGTTAGCCCTTACGTGCTGCTGCATGGCACCGCCCAGCATTATCTTTACCACGCCGGGCAGATAGCTCTGCTGCGCAAACTGGTTTGA
- the glf gene encoding UDP-galactopyranose mutase — MFDYLIVGAGFAGSVLAERLATRSNKKVLVIDKRNHIGGNAYDHYNEDGILVHKYGPHIFHTNSREVFEYLSDFTEWRPYEHRVLASVDGQYVPMPINLDTINKLYGLSLNSFEVEQFLESLAESIPVIRTSEDVVVSKVGRELYEKFFRNYTRKQWGLDPSELDKSVTSRVPTRTNRDNRYFTDTYQAMPLHGYTRMFERMLDHPNIKVMLNTDYHDVIDFIPFKEMIYTGPVDEFFDFKYGKLPYRSLEFKHETLSTEQFLPAPVVNYPNEHLYTRITEFKQLTGQQHPKTSVVYEYPKAEGDPYYPVPKPENAELYNQYKKLADQTPNVHFVGRLATYKYYNMDQVVAQALTLYKKLTEKSEEAQKLAKPAITGSTSIMEKLVPRDPAKG; from the coding sequence ATGTTCGATTATCTCATCGTAGGAGCCGGCTTCGCCGGTAGTGTACTGGCTGAGCGGCTTGCCACTCGCTCCAACAAGAAAGTGTTGGTGATAGACAAGCGCAACCACATTGGCGGCAACGCCTATGATCATTACAACGAGGACGGTATTCTGGTCCACAAGTATGGTCCCCATATCTTCCACACCAACTCCCGGGAGGTATTCGAGTACCTGTCCGACTTCACGGAGTGGCGCCCCTACGAGCACCGGGTGCTGGCGTCGGTAGACGGGCAGTACGTGCCCATGCCCATCAACCTCGACACCATCAATAAGCTGTATGGCCTGAGCCTGAACAGCTTCGAGGTAGAGCAATTCCTGGAGTCGCTGGCCGAAAGCATTCCGGTGATCAGAACCTCTGAGGACGTGGTGGTCAGCAAAGTGGGCCGCGAGCTGTACGAGAAGTTTTTCCGCAACTACACCCGCAAGCAGTGGGGCCTCGACCCTTCGGAGCTGGACAAGTCGGTGACCAGCCGCGTGCCGACCCGCACCAACCGCGACAACCGCTACTTCACCGACACCTACCAGGCCATGCCCCTGCACGGCTACACCCGCATGTTTGAGCGCATGCTGGACCACCCCAACATCAAGGTGATGCTCAACACCGACTACCACGATGTTATCGACTTCATTCCCTTCAAGGAAATGATTTACACGGGTCCGGTAGACGAGTTCTTCGATTTCAAGTACGGCAAGCTGCCCTACCGCTCCCTGGAGTTCAAGCACGAAACGCTGAGCACTGAGCAGTTTCTGCCCGCGCCGGTAGTCAACTACCCCAACGAGCACCTCTACACCCGCATCACGGAGTTCAAGCAGCTTACGGGCCAGCAGCACCCCAAAACCAGCGTGGTGTATGAGTACCCGAAGGCCGAAGGCGACCCGTACTACCCCGTACCCAAGCCCGAAAACGCCGAGCTGTACAACCAGTACAAGAAGCTGGCCGATCAGACGCCCAACGTGCACTTTGTGGGCCGCCTGGCTACCTATAAGTACTACAACATGGACCAGGTAGTAGCCCAGGCCCTGACCTTGTACAAGAAGCTCACGGAGAAGTCGGAGGAAGCCCAGAAGCTGGCCAAGCCCGCCATTACCGGCTCTACTTCCATTATGGAGAAGCTGGTGCCCCGCGACCCGGCCAAGGGCTAG
- a CDS encoding SDR family oxidoreductase yields the protein MQILQVNDVAAGPQPAPVRPLLITGANGTLGRAFQRICAIRGIEAVALGRAELNITDPLSVERALVRYNPWAVVNTAGYVRVDDAEKDFERCYQENATGPTVLAAACAYRDIHFLTFSSDLVFDGNKSAAYVESDTPRPLNVYGNSKRLAEREVLARMPQALVVRTSAFFGPWDEYNFVYAALRAGLHKQPFEAADDVLISPTFVPDLVNVSLDLLIDEERGVWHLANQGAYTWSDLARLTADMASLDTSFVVPRAMQDFGLAAARPVYSVLGSKQGNLLPPAEDRLHGCVSEMITALKNAPEEHMAVAS from the coding sequence ATGCAAATACTACAGGTAAATGATGTGGCCGCCGGGCCGCAGCCGGCTCCGGTTCGGCCCCTGCTCATTACGGGGGCCAACGGGACCCTGGGCCGGGCTTTCCAGCGCATCTGTGCTATTCGGGGCATTGAGGCGGTGGCCCTGGGCCGCGCCGAGCTGAACATCACCGACCCGCTGTCGGTGGAACGAGCCCTGGTGCGCTACAACCCGTGGGCGGTGGTAAACACGGCCGGCTACGTGCGGGTAGACGACGCCGAAAAAGACTTTGAGCGGTGCTACCAGGAAAACGCCACCGGCCCCACCGTCCTGGCCGCCGCCTGCGCCTACCGCGACATCCACTTCCTGACGTTTTCCTCGGACCTGGTGTTCGACGGCAACAAGTCGGCGGCTTACGTGGAAAGCGACACGCCCCGGCCCCTAAATGTATATGGCAACAGCAAGCGCCTGGCCGAGCGGGAAGTGCTGGCCCGCATGCCCCAGGCCTTGGTGGTGCGCACCAGCGCCTTTTTCGGGCCCTGGGATGAGTACAACTTTGTGTACGCGGCGCTGCGGGCTGGCCTCCACAAGCAGCCCTTCGAGGCCGCCGACGACGTGCTCATCTCGCCCACCTTCGTGCCCGACCTGGTGAACGTGTCCCTGGACCTGCTCATTGACGAGGAGCGCGGGGTGTGGCACCTGGCTAACCAGGGCGCCTACACCTGGTCCGATTTGGCCCGCCTAACTGCTGACATGGCCAGCCTGGACACCTCGTTTGTGGTGCCGCGTGCCATGCAGGACTTCGGGCTGGCCGCGGCCAGGCCGGTGTACAGTGTGCTGGGCAGCAAACAAGGCAACCTGCTGCCTCCGGCCGAAGACCGGCTGCACGGCTGCGTGTCGGAAATGATAACGGCGCTGAAGAATGCCCCGGAAGAACACATGGCGGTGGCTTCTTAG
- the dapF gene encoding diaminopimelate epimerase has translation MLLSFHKYQGTGNDFVMVDDRAHHFDEANHQLVRFLCDRRRGIGADGLILLRLHEHYDFEMVYFNADGYLGSMCGNGGRCTVAFARQLGVIGTEARFLAADGPHEARVDAADGTVHLRMQDVLGQQEMEDGGVFLDTGSPHLVRFLPASTLAELNVFAEGRAIRYNDRFRERGTNVNFVESPAVPGQPWQVRTYERGVENETLSCGTGVTAVALAASRRGATSPVHLRTPGGDLRVRFDAHPDGSFTNVFLSGPATRVFEGTIEVARTV, from the coding sequence ATGCTGCTCTCCTTTCATAAATACCAAGGCACCGGCAACGACTTCGTGATGGTGGACGACCGCGCCCACCACTTCGACGAGGCCAACCACCAACTCGTGCGCTTCCTCTGCGACCGGCGCCGCGGCATCGGGGCCGATGGGCTCATTTTGCTGCGTTTGCATGAGCACTACGATTTCGAGATGGTGTACTTCAATGCCGACGGCTACCTGGGCTCCATGTGCGGCAACGGCGGCCGCTGCACCGTGGCCTTTGCCCGCCAGCTGGGCGTCATCGGCACCGAAGCTCGGTTCCTGGCCGCCGACGGCCCCCATGAAGCCCGCGTTGATGCAGCCGATGGCACCGTGCACCTGCGCATGCAGGACGTGCTGGGCCAGCAGGAGATGGAAGACGGCGGCGTGTTTCTGGACACCGGTTCGCCCCACCTCGTGCGCTTCCTGCCTGCCAGCACCCTGGCCGAGCTGAACGTATTTGCCGAAGGCCGCGCCATTCGCTACAACGACCGGTTTCGGGAGCGGGGCACCAACGTCAACTTCGTGGAAAGTCCCGCTGTGCCCGGCCAGCCCTGGCAGGTGCGCACCTACGAGCGGGGCGTCGAAAACGAAACCCTGAGCTGCGGCACCGGCGTAACGGCCGTGGCCCTGGCCGCCTCGCGCCGCGGCGCCACCAGCCCCGTGCACCTGCGCACTCCCGGCGGCGACTTGCGCGTACGCTTCGACGCCCACCCCGACGGCTCATTCACGAACGTGTTTCTGAGCGGCCCCGCCACGCGCGTGTTTGAAGGCACGATAGAAGTAGCGCGAACTGTGTAG
- a CDS encoding family 1 glycosylhydrolase: MEKVEIWGGVECTIRRIGNEYSDQLVNSGHRTRIEDLDRFAELGIRKLRYPVLWEQVAPQSLDNPDWSWTDERLNRLRELGIEPIVTLLHHGSGPRYTALHKKNFVPGLARFARMVAERYPWVTHYTPVNEPLTTARFSGLYGIWYPHGLDDQTFVRIQLNHIRGIKEAMKAIREVTPGAQLIQTEDLGKTHCTPQLAAQAEYENNRRWLTFDLLCGRIDQQHPLWGYLRASGASEAELLELVDSPLPPDVLGINHYITSERFLDENHHYFPAHHLRQSEERVNYADVEAVRVRLVKLAGLHDLLLEAWERYRLPLASTEVHLDCTREEQMRWVQYAWEAANALKDKGVDMRAITIWSLLGAYDWNTLLTSEGAFYESGVFDLRGGWPRPTALFRMVKSLATTGQYEHPLLQSKGWWEREERFLYHHHCPTSKTT; the protein is encoded by the coding sequence ATGGAAAAAGTAGAAATATGGGGCGGTGTGGAGTGTACCATTCGGCGGATTGGCAACGAGTACAGCGACCAGCTGGTAAATAGCGGGCACCGCACCCGCATCGAGGACCTGGACCGGTTTGCGGAGCTGGGCATCCGTAAGCTGCGCTACCCGGTGCTGTGGGAGCAGGTAGCCCCGCAGAGCCTGGACAACCCCGACTGGTCCTGGACCGACGAGCGTCTGAACCGGCTGCGGGAGTTGGGTATCGAGCCCATTGTAACGCTGCTGCACCACGGCAGCGGCCCCCGCTACACGGCTCTGCACAAAAAGAATTTTGTGCCCGGCCTGGCCCGCTTCGCCCGCATGGTGGCCGAGCGGTATCCGTGGGTAACGCACTACACGCCCGTCAACGAGCCCCTGACTACGGCCCGCTTCAGCGGCCTCTACGGCATCTGGTACCCGCACGGCCTCGACGACCAAACCTTTGTGCGCATCCAGCTCAACCACATCAGGGGCATCAAAGAAGCCATGAAGGCCATCCGGGAGGTTACGCCCGGCGCCCAGCTTATCCAGACCGAAGACCTGGGCAAAACTCACTGCACGCCCCAACTGGCCGCCCAGGCCGAATACGAAAACAACCGGCGCTGGCTGACCTTCGACCTACTCTGCGGCCGCATCGACCAGCAGCACCCACTGTGGGGTTACCTGCGCGCCAGCGGGGCCTCCGAAGCCGAGCTGCTGGAGCTGGTGGATTCGCCGCTGCCGCCCGATGTGCTGGGCATCAACCATTACATTACCAGTGAGCGGTTTTTAGATGAGAATCACCACTACTTCCCTGCTCACCATCTGCGCCAAAGCGAGGAGCGCGTCAACTACGCCGATGTGGAGGCTGTGCGGGTGCGCCTGGTAAAGCTGGCCGGCCTGCACGACTTGCTACTGGAAGCCTGGGAACGGTACCGGCTGCCCCTGGCCAGCACCGAAGTACACCTGGACTGCACCCGCGAGGAGCAGATGCGCTGGGTGCAGTACGCCTGGGAGGCGGCCAACGCCCTAAAGGACAAGGGAGTTGATATGCGGGCCATTACCATCTGGTCGTTGCTGGGTGCCTACGACTGGAACACCCTGCTCACATCTGAGGGAGCCTTTTACGAAAGCGGCGTATTCGACCTGCGGGGCGGCTGGCCCCGCCCCACTGCCCTGTTCAGGATGGTGAAGAGCCTGGCTACCACCGGGCAATACGAGCACCCACTATTGCAGTCGAAAGGGTGGTGGGAACGGGAGGAGCGTTTCCTGTACCATCACCATTGTCCCACTTCTAAGACCACCTAG